The following are encoded together in the Lathyrus oleraceus cultivar Zhongwan6 chromosome 3, CAAS_Psat_ZW6_1.0, whole genome shotgun sequence genome:
- the LOC127127692 gene encoding F-box/kelch-repeat protein At3g24760, translated as MTEITNLSLDLIESILSHLPIASLIQASTVCKLWHTIISSSSLSSLHKHQHKPWFFLHGIHNISSKNNQSFAFDPSSNSWFLLPTPQQPLHYPNNTSFIGTSSFFFITAPNFVYTPILHPLVWFSTPPLHFPRINPLLGVFKDGSFVKFIVVGGVRFIGNLVDIEDRLDVEIYDPLLGSWDLAPPLPADFRSGNSSSSLSSALFKGKFYVFGIYSCFVSSFDLQLRVWSDVRVVRPSGVVFSFLISCRESLVLAGVCNSPSGSSFTLWEVDETSMEICEISVMPHDLLCSLFDGDEDERFASLKCVGLGDLIYVFNEDYHRMYPACVCEIRSGRGRGGENSECYWRRVPQLPSLMNRFHKVVSFCSNVSLHSILGEGQHHGLH; from the coding sequence ATGACAGAAATCACAAATCTGAGCTTAGACCTCATAGAATCTATCCTATCTCATCTCCCAATCGCATCTTTGATCCAAGCTTCAACTGTTTGCAAACTATGGCACACAATAATCTCATCATCTTCCTTGTCTTCACTCCACAAACATCAACACAAACCTTGGTTTTTCCTCCATGGTATCCACAACATCTCTTCCAAGAACAATCAATCTTTTGCCTTTGACCCTTCTTCTAACTCTTGGTTCCTTCTTCCAACACCTCAACAGCCTCTTCATTACCCCAACAACACTTCCTTCATTGGTACTTCgtctttcttcttcatcactgCTCCAAATTTTGTTTATACTCCTATTCTTCATCCTCTTGTTTGGTTTTCTACTCCACCTCTTCATTTCCCTCGAATTAACCCTCTTTTGGGTGTTTTCAAGGATGGGTCTTTTGTTAAGTTTATTGTTGTTGGTGGCGTTAGGTTCATTGGTAATCTTGTTGATATAGAGGATCGTTTGGATGTTGAAATCTATGACCCTCTTTTGGGTTCTTGGGATTTAGCTCCTCCTCTTCCTGCGGATTTCAGATCTGGAAACTCTTCCTCTTCACTTTCCTCAGCTTTGTTCAAAGGGAAATTCTATGTTTTCGGGATTTATTCATGTTTTGTTTCTTCCTTTGATTTGCAACTTCGTGTTTGGAGTGATGTTAGGGTTGTTAGGCCTTCTGGGGTTGTGTTTTCCTTCTTGATTTCTTGTAGGGAAAGTCTTGTTTTGGCTGGGGTTTGTAATTCTCCAAGTGGGTCTAGCTTCACTTTGTGGGAGGTTGATGAGACGAGTATGGAGATTTGTGAGATTTCTGTTATGCCTCATGATTTGCTTTGTAGTTTGTTTGATGGGGACGAGGATGAAAGATTTGCTAGCTTGAAGTGTGTTGGGTTGGGTGATCTTATATATGTTTTCAATGAGGATTATCATAGGATGTACCCGGCTTGTGTTTGCGAGATTCGCAGCGGTCGTGGTCGTGGTGGTGAGAATAGTGAGTGTTATTGGAGGAGGGTGCCTCAATTGCCATCGTTGATGAATAGGTTTCACAAAGTTGTTAGCTTTTGTTCAAATGTTTCATTGCATAGCATTCTGGGTGAAGGTCAACACCATGGACTTCATTAA